The following nucleotide sequence is from Synchiropus splendidus isolate RoL2022-P1 chromosome 14, RoL_Sspl_1.0, whole genome shotgun sequence.
TATTTTGAATCGTATATCAATGTTGTGCCTTTTGTCTTTCAGGTAACAACCTCAGGAGGagctggaaaagaaaaatgcagcCGCTTCTTTGATCGACTGCTGGGCTCACTCACTGAAAAGGCGATGAATCACCCAGCGGGAACAAATAACCACTTGTGGTCTAATAATTTCAACATCAATGAGCAGCAGAACCTCGCCTACATGTACCACAATGGGCAGCCCAGAAACCAACAATTCAATCGGCAAATGAATTACCACACGCAGAAATACCAGCATCAAATAGGAGCTAATGATGTGACATTGCAAAAGCGGGTTCCAAAAATTATGCTTAAGGGTTCAATTGTGAACAACCAAGTCCAGTGGAAGGCTCATTGTCCAACGCAGACGCAGGACTTGACCAGGGGAACCGTACCTCCCCAAGGACATGGATATTCCTATTCAACACCGGTGTATGACCGGCAGCCAAGGCAGGCTGTTGGTCCAACTACCCAAGAAGCCATGCATCAGCAACGTTACATCCAAGAGCACATGTCTCGTGGACATGTCCCACCACCTGCTACCTCAACAGCTCCATCATCCTCACACAGTATCCAAATGGCAGCCACACAATACGCCCCACCAAATAGGTCGCTGAATACAGCACCCCCCTCTATGGACCCACCAAGCTACTTGATGTCTCTTTTAAAGTCCCgtataaataataaagtgaCAATGGCCCTTTCACATAGCAGAACGGTCAACCAAATGAACCAAGCGAATCCTCAACTACATACAATTGTAACTACACCACCCACCAAAAACATGTATGCACCAAAGCCCCCCAGCTACAACAGTTGCAGTGggaaaggaaaatataaaaataacttGAATGCAAAGCCGCCCCTTTTGAATCCTGTGACAGAGACGATCCAATGTTTGCAGACAATTGCAGGCGCCCCGCTGGGTGGTCCACAAACCCCTGTCAATACTCCGACACATGTCCAAGTTGGCAATATTTTAGATGCACAACGCCAAACTCTCCCGATAGATTTGAACGCCACTGAGTGCTGCCTTTCGTCCACCTCCAGCAACAAGGTTGTGGCAGTCGTCCCGCCCATGTCGCCCATCCAGCCAACAGTCTCTGAGTCTCCAGACCaaatacagaaaaaacaaaTCCTACATCTTAGCGACTCAGCGAGACCAAACTCAAAGAGCCCGTCGGTTGATACGTCGGTTAGTCCCGGTGGATTCCCACCAACGGAAGACTTGACGGTTCCTGTTACACCAACAGAAGGAAGTTTGGTACCAGAAGTGAAAGACAGAATCTCAAATGCGGTCGTTCGCAAATCACTTCAAAGAACTACAGAATGGACTGCTGAAGCCTTGGAGAAACTGGTGcaaagtgtgtgtgaagagaACACGCATGAATGTCCCGATGTTTTCCAGAAAATCATTGATTTGTATTGGGATGGCAGCATGAACGGGCTTCTCAAAGTCCTCAGGCCAACCAATCATCGTGCTGTCATGGAGGAAATAGCTAAATTCTGTTCTTATACAGTTAAACCGGATACCGTCATATGCAGGAGTGTAGACGACCATTACCTGAAGCAGCCGTTGAGGTTTCACGTCTTAAAGGACAATGAGGTATACACAGAGGCACCGTATACGTCCTCATGGTTGAACACGAATGAGAATCTTGATGACATTGACAAAGAGTTTGGCTTCCCTCCGAAGCATCATTTCCTGCCTCGTAAGGTGGAAGTCCCTCCAGAACCACACAGTTCTTCAGTGAAGATCCCAAGTGAAACCTTGCAGCAGCCAGAATCGCGACCCGAGGAAACCCGAAACACTTTCACTGACGAGACTCCTCCAGATGAAAACCCACCGATGGATTCAGACTCTAAGGAAGTCAAGACTGACCCACCCACTGAGCCACTGACCCTACCCACCCCTAAACCTGCAGACCGTCCCGAGACATCTCCAGAGTGTATTGAAGAAAATGACCCCATGTACGCTCTTGGTATAGAAGTTATGTCTCCAAGTGCAGCCAGAGCCATCTTTGAGCAGGCCCTCCCACCCCCAGAAAGGGAAAATCAGTCAGAGGAAGAGGCTCCGGTGGAGGAGAACGAAGAGCCCAAGTGTACAGAAGAAGTCGAGATTATAGATTTATGTGATGACGACGAGTTAGTGCAGGACAAAGTGCCTAAAATAGAGCAGGTCTGCTGCATTGCAAAGTGGAAGCAGTTGTTTCAGTGTCCCAGTGAATCTGCATGCGCATGTGAGTGTAAACTGCTCAAGGAGGAACAGAAGGCACATTTGGAGATTGACAACAAAGAATTTCACAAGACCCTGGAAGGGAGTCGCGTGATCTCCATTGATTGGAACCCCATGGCCGAGGTCATCGATATCACTGATTCATGGGATGAGTGTCCGAAGCCAGATTCACCAGCAGAGGAACCGTCTGAACCCGAGCAGACGGATGTTAAGAGCGACCTACTGGTGCAGACGCACTCTC
It contains:
- the si:ch211-106e7.2 gene encoding uncharacterized protein si:ch211-106e7.2 translates to MNHPAGTNNHLWSNNFNINEQQNLAYMYHNGQPRNQQFNRQMNYHTQKYQHQIGANDVTLQKRVPKIMLKGSIVNNQVQWKAHCPTQTQDLTRGTVPPQGHGYSYSTPVYDRQPRQAVGPTTQEAMHQQRYIQEHMSRGHVPPPATSTAPSSSHSIQMAATQYAPPNRSLNTAPPSMDPPSYLMSLLKSRINNKVTMALSHSRTVNQMNQANPQLHTIVTTPPTKNMYAPKPPSYNSCSGKGKYKNNLNAKPPLLNPVTETIQCLQTIAGAPLGGPQTPVNTPTHVQVGNILDAQRQTLPIDLNATECCLSSTSSNKVVAVVPPMSPIQPTVSESPDQIQKKQILHLSDSARPNSKSPSVDTSVSPGGFPPTEDLTVPVTPTEGSLVPEVKDRISNAVVRKSLQRTTEWTAEALEKLVQSVCEENTHECPDVFQKIIDLYWDGSMNGLLKVLRPTNHRAVMEEIAKFCSYTVKPDTVICRSVDDHYLKQPLRFHVLKDNEVYTEAPYTSSWLNTNENLDDIDKEFGFPPKHHFLPRKVEVPPEPHSSSVKIPSETLQQPESRPEETRNTFTDETPPDENPPMDSDSKEVKTDPPTEPLTLPTPKPADRPETSPECIEENDPMYALGIEVMSPSAARAIFEQALPPPERENQSEEEAPVEENEEPKCTEEVEIIDLCDDDELVQDKVPKIEQVCCIAKWKQLFQCPSESACACECKLLKEEQKAHLEIDNKEFHKTLEGSRVISIDWNPMAEVIDITDSWDECPKPDSPAEEPSEPEQTDVKSDLLVQTHSLEQPPDSHSDSESTEADLGSDDEAFGETSTCGTSQKASPVPSQHDEPERKHATQAPVHDEQTARKRKITHEDENNPIPAKVQKTKTLELLSRRVQKISKLRNMDSEEPDAEEIQTAQLVLYGSQPKGKCAEGDSAQRLTFSGCADFKKPPKVVSVKLHKSKEGKSSKKHRSDIRHLDQSPKKSEKPLKKVRFDLRKDSSKMKDSQKQSLIRPFLVSTPISSSNHANKGKSEDAHVKQKKSPQTSDADFSVSERRSKGAEKRLKRLKKKLAYSNSVKSPDKDIYSPKLLSRQASGSGTSSPAPKHTLKFSVLPESFSFNDGSSSTRDSPKAGHKPEDDKQDKGASFSRERKVGTGGLENKKPKPPCTPTQPGRLRKKHRQKHPLLLC